Proteins encoded within one genomic window of candidate division WOR-3 bacterium:
- a CDS encoding exopolysaccharide biosynthesis polyprenyl glycosylphosphotransferase: protein MEGIRKGSIRLISKFILVLLDLFLIAFSFYAGYYIRVNVIGTTKYTLPPALPIAHYSKYFFAFLIWVITFYYEGLYTKYFTKSEELLKIAKGTTIASAFSALLLYTIKVEPSFSRLAFLISYILSIFLLWVGRIIVKRILYEIGLLRDKALFWGDSVELEWFKRTIEREKTSGINVVAHIKNGSAEIVKQAILEKEPDLLIVGGVPLTEVKKIENLAWEKNVEILINAFNHALNPQELEIVDFFGFKSLKLKYNLLIPKNAKLKRLLDLLATVPLIIILLPVIALISITIVATSKGPVIFTQPRLGKNGKLIKIFKFRTMYLNSEEILQEFLREHPEIKDEYEKFRKIVSVKDPRVTPIGKILRKTSLDELPQLFNVLLGDMSLVGPRPYLPEELEVIEDVKDILLSVKPGLTGLWQVSGRNALTFEERIMLDLYYVKNWNIFLDLAIFVKTILEIFKGEGAY, encoded by the coding sequence ATGGAAGGCATAAGAAAAGGGTCCATTAGGTTAATCTCTAAATTTATTCTTGTACTTCTGGATCTCTTTCTCATTGCCTTCTCCTTCTATGCGGGCTATTACATTAGAGTTAATGTAATTGGCACAACCAAATATACATTGCCTCCAGCACTGCCCATTGCCCACTATTCAAAATACTTTTTTGCCTTCTTAATCTGGGTCATCACTTTTTATTACGAAGGCCTCTACACAAAATACTTTACCAAAAGTGAAGAACTACTGAAAATAGCAAAAGGCACCACCATAGCCTCCGCCTTCTCAGCCCTTCTCCTTTATACCATTAAAGTAGAGCCGTCGTTCTCGAGGCTTGCTTTCCTAATCTCCTATATTTTAAGCATCTTCCTCCTCTGGGTCGGTAGAATTATCGTAAAAAGAATCCTCTACGAAATCGGACTACTTAGAGATAAAGCTCTCTTCTGGGGTGACTCGGTGGAACTGGAATGGTTCAAAAGGACCATCGAAAGGGAGAAAACCAGTGGCATCAATGTGGTAGCCCATATAAAAAATGGGTCTGCCGAAATAGTAAAACAAGCTATTTTGGAAAAAGAACCCGACCTCCTCATTGTAGGTGGTGTACCGCTTACGGAGGTTAAAAAGATAGAAAACTTAGCATGGGAAAAAAATGTTGAGATATTAATAAACGCCTTCAACCACGCTTTAAACCCTCAGGAGCTGGAAATCGTTGATTTCTTTGGTTTTAAAAGCCTCAAATTGAAATATAATCTTTTAATCCCGAAAAATGCCAAATTGAAAAGGCTACTGGATCTTCTCGCCACCGTTCCCTTAATTATAATTTTATTACCAGTTATTGCACTCATCTCCATCACCATCGTTGCTACATCGAAGGGACCTGTGATCTTCACTCAGCCAAGGCTTGGGAAGAATGGCAAGCTTATTAAAATCTTCAAGTTCCGCACCATGTATCTAAACTCCGAGGAAATCCTACAGGAATTTTTAAGAGAACACCCGGAGATTAAAGATGAATACGAAAAATTTAGAAAAATTGTGAGCGTAAAAGACCCAAGAGTCACTCCCATTGGCAAAATCTTAAGAAAAACCAGTCTTGACGAGCTTCCACAACTATTTAATGTTTTGTTGGGGGATATGAGTCTTGTGGGTCCAAGGCCTTATTTGCCCGAAGAACTAGAGGTCATTGAAGATGTTAAAGACATACTTTTAAGTGTTAAACCCGGTCTTACGGGTTTATGGCAGGTCTCGGGTAGGAACGCCCTGACCTTCGAAGAAAGGATTATGTTAGACCTCTATTACGTCAAAAACTGGAACATCTTTTTGGACTTAGCAATCTTTGTAAAAACAATTTTAGAGATCTTTAAGGGCGAAGGAGCCTACTGA
- a CDS encoding glycosyltransferase family 2 protein → MVSAIIVNYRSGKLLKRCLDSIYNQVDEIVIVNHSPEEDLKEFTQKFPNTKVINRQNKGYASGCNFGARVARGDFLLFMNPDTVASPDTVRILEETTRKFNSVAAPRFLNPDHSFQPSTRMFPSLKHVLVSRTSPLRIFFKNSKIKKEYFGYELERIEEPIFLKESFPLGGFFMTPRQIFENLKGFDEQFFLFFEDADLFKRLIESGYSVIYEPRAKIIHFHGSSRKEAPFKSEFQKLRSFFLYTKKHSKNPIEKLIVFILSLTYNLIIAFRYFINIPVKESQWKA, encoded by the coding sequence ATGGTCTCTGCAATAATTGTAAATTATCGATCAGGGAAATTATTGAAACGCTGTTTGGACTCCATCTACAATCAGGTTGATGAAATAGTTATTGTCAATCACAGCCCCGAAGAGGACCTAAAGGAATTCACTCAAAAATTTCCAAACACCAAGGTAATAAACAGGCAAAACAAAGGCTACGCATCGGGCTGTAACTTTGGTGCCAGAGTGGCCAGGGGAGACTTTCTACTTTTTATGAATCCAGACACTGTTGCCTCTCCCGATACAGTAAGAATTCTCGAAGAAACCACAAGAAAATTTAACTCAGTGGCAGCCCCAAGGTTTTTAAATCCTGATCACTCATTTCAACCTTCCACAAGGATGTTCCCCTCTTTAAAGCACGTCTTAGTCAGCAGAACATCCCCCCTCCGTATTTTCTTCAAAAATTCTAAGATCAAGAAGGAATATTTTGGCTACGAACTGGAGAGGATAGAAGAGCCTATCTTCCTTAAGGAATCTTTTCCCCTCGGCGGTTTCTTTATGACACCACGGCAAATTTTCGAGAACCTGAAGGGATTTGATGAGCAATTTTTCCTCTTCTTCGAAGACGCCGACCTTTTCAAAAGGCTTATAGAATCGGGGTATTCAGTGATTTACGAACCAAGGGCAAAGATTATACACTTTCATGGATCTTCACGAAAAGAGGCACCTTTTAAGTCGGAATTTCAAAAACTCCGCTCCTTTTTTCTCTACACAAAAAAACACTCGAAGAATCCAATCGAAAAACTTATTGTTTTTATCCTATCCCTTACCTACAACTTGATTATCGCTTTTCGGTATTTTATAAATATTCCCGTAAAGGAAAGCCAATGGAAGGCATAA
- the secA gene encoding preprotein translocase subunit SecA, with amino-acid sequence MFKFLMEKIIGSRNDREIKKLWPIVEKINEIYETYHSLKDEDLIKKTEEFEKRIRDGEDPFEILPEAFALVKEATRRLCGKKWEVTGHMWEWDMIPFDVQLLGAIVLFQGKIAEMKTGEGKTLVATMPLYLHGIIGRIKGTGVHLVTVNDYLARRDRQWMGPVYESLGLSVGVIQNDMDNARRKIEYQKDITYGTNNEFGFDYLRDNMVYRAEDRVQRGHYYAIVDEVDSILIDEARTPLIISGPVEYSSAEIYREMKPLAENLVRKQTQLVTQLLFVAENLLKQGKEFEAAEKIIQARMGMPKAKKLFKMLQEPGIMKLVDKVELELMKEVNIGGEKTKRIEELKEELYFWVDEKSHSVEITEKGREEVEKREKGLFALPDLSTELHKLDEDKNLSARERFYEKERILREYAEKSDKIHALKQLLKAYMLFEKDVDYVVMDGKVIIVDEFTGRLMPGRRWSDGLHEAVEAKEGVTIQRETQTLATITIQNYFRMYEKLAGMTGTAMTEAQEFWEIYKLDVIQIPTNKPIRRVDYPDIIFKTKKEKYEAIINEIEKWHRVGRPILVGTTSVEVSELLSRLLKRKGIPHQVLNAKYHEKEAEIIARAGQFGAVTIATNMAGRGTDIKLGPNVVRAKECAINTPNPTPGLTCTEDPKKCIKEGVPCGLYIIGTEKHEARRIDNQLRGRAGRQGDPGSSRFFLSLEDDLLRLFGSDRVMELMERFGSKDEGPIESPMVTKALETAQKRVEMQNFQIRKRLLEYDDVMNRQREVIYGLRNDILDGKDLRGLVLDYAKGIAEDLIEKYLRNNERDDSWNLQDLRNELAYFFLYDFSEMLNVKSKQEVKELVFNKLEDLYKEREEAFGDEKMREMERIVLLTTLDHLWREHLYALDHLREGVYLRAYAQKDPLVEYKKESLELFDELMERIRNESVMRIFRIEVPKMPKKFAERMVAFKPSIDTQKGGQTEKSK; translated from the coding sequence ATGTTTAAATTTTTAATGGAAAAAATAATAGGCTCAAGGAACGACCGGGAAATAAAGAAACTCTGGCCCATTGTTGAGAAAATAAATGAGATTTACGAAACTTATCATTCATTGAAAGATGAAGACCTAATAAAGAAAACTGAGGAGTTTGAAAAGCGTATCAGGGATGGCGAAGATCCTTTTGAAATACTGCCTGAGGCTTTTGCCCTTGTTAAAGAGGCGACGAGAAGATTGTGCGGAAAGAAATGGGAAGTTACGGGCCATATGTGGGAATGGGATATGATCCCCTTTGATGTCCAATTACTCGGTGCTATCGTACTTTTCCAGGGAAAGATTGCGGAGATGAAGACAGGTGAAGGTAAAACCCTCGTTGCGACAATGCCCCTTTATCTTCACGGGATCATAGGAAGGATTAAGGGGACCGGGGTGCACCTGGTCACAGTGAATGATTATCTTGCCCGCAGAGATAGGCAATGGATGGGACCCGTTTATGAAAGCCTTGGCTTAAGTGTTGGCGTGATCCAGAACGATATGGATAATGCTCGAAGGAAGATTGAATATCAGAAAGATATAACCTACGGAACTAACAACGAATTTGGATTCGACTACCTGAGGGATAACATGGTTTACAGGGCAGAGGACAGGGTCCAGCGTGGTCACTACTATGCCATTGTGGATGAGGTCGACTCTATTTTGATCGATGAGGCGAGGACCCCATTAATTATCTCTGGACCTGTCGAATACTCTTCTGCAGAGATTTACAGGGAAATGAAACCCCTTGCAGAGAATTTAGTGAGGAAACAGACTCAACTGGTTACCCAGCTTCTCTTTGTTGCTGAGAATCTACTAAAACAGGGTAAGGAATTTGAGGCGGCGGAAAAGATTATTCAAGCGAGGATGGGTATGCCTAAGGCAAAGAAGCTATTCAAAATGCTCCAGGAACCTGGAATTATGAAGCTTGTGGATAAGGTTGAGTTAGAGTTGATGAAGGAAGTTAACATAGGTGGTGAAAAGACGAAGAGAATTGAAGAGCTTAAGGAAGAACTTTATTTCTGGGTTGATGAGAAGTCCCATTCTGTTGAAATAACAGAAAAGGGCAGGGAAGAGGTGGAGAAGAGGGAAAAGGGCCTCTTTGCCCTTCCTGATCTTTCTACAGAACTTCATAAGCTTGATGAGGACAAAAATCTATCTGCTCGCGAGCGCTTTTATGAAAAAGAGAGGATTCTCAGAGAATATGCGGAGAAGAGTGATAAGATTCATGCCCTGAAACAGTTACTCAAGGCTTACATGCTTTTCGAGAAGGATGTGGACTATGTGGTGATGGACGGGAAAGTTATAATCGTGGATGAATTCACAGGAAGATTGATGCCAGGAAGAAGATGGTCTGATGGACTCCATGAGGCAGTCGAAGCAAAAGAGGGCGTGACAATCCAGAGAGAAACCCAGACCCTTGCCACCATTACCATTCAGAACTACTTTAGGATGTATGAAAAACTGGCTGGTATGACAGGTACCGCAATGACTGAGGCCCAGGAGTTCTGGGAGATCTACAAACTCGATGTGATTCAGATTCCTACCAACAAACCCATTCGCAGGGTGGACTATCCCGATATAATTTTTAAGACGAAGAAGGAAAAATATGAGGCCATTATAAATGAAATCGAAAAATGGCATAGGGTTGGCAGGCCTATTCTCGTGGGGACCACGTCAGTGGAAGTTTCTGAGCTGCTGTCCAGGTTGTTAAAGAGGAAGGGGATACCTCATCAGGTTTTGAACGCCAAATACCACGAAAAGGAAGCGGAAATCATAGCGAGGGCTGGTCAGTTTGGGGCAGTTACCATTGCAACCAACATGGCAGGTAGAGGAACGGATATTAAATTGGGCCCAAACGTTGTTCGGGCAAAGGAGTGTGCTATAAATACGCCAAATCCAACCCCTGGTCTTACCTGTACAGAGGATCCTAAGAAGTGTATTAAGGAAGGAGTTCCCTGTGGGCTTTACATTATTGGCACCGAGAAACACGAAGCCCGTAGAATTGATAATCAGCTGAGGGGAAGGGCTGGAAGGCAGGGTGATCCTGGCTCTTCGAGATTTTTCCTATCCTTGGAAGACGACCTTTTGAGACTCTTTGGTTCCGATAGGGTGATGGAACTTATGGAAAGATTTGGAAGCAAGGATGAGGGGCCTATCGAATCTCCTATGGTGACAAAGGCTCTTGAAACGGCACAGAAGCGGGTTGAGATGCAGAATTTCCAGATTAGAAAGAGACTCCTTGAGTATGATGATGTGATGAATAGGCAAAGGGAAGTAATTTATGGCCTCAGAAACGACATCCTTGACGGTAAGGATTTAAGGGGATTGGTCCTTGATTACGCAAAGGGTATTGCGGAAGACCTTATAGAGAAATATTTAAGGAATAATGAGAGGGATGATTCCTGGAATCTTCAGGATTTGAGGAACGAGCTTGCCTACTTCTTCCTTTATGATTTTTCCGAGATGTTGAATGTGAAGAGTAAACAGGAAGTAAAGGAACTGGTTTTCAATAAGCTTGAGGACCTTTATAAAGAACGGGAGGAGGCCTTTGGTGATGAAAAGATGAGGGAGATGGAGAGGATTGTCTTATTAACGACCCTGGATCATCTCTGGAGAGAACACCTTTATGCCCTTGACCATTTGAGAGAGGGGGTCTATTTGAGGGCATATGCTCAAAAAGATCCATTGGTGGAGTATAAAAAAGAGAGCCTTGAACTGTTTGATGAGCTTATGGAGAGGATCCGAAACGAAAGTGTGATGAGGATTTTCCGCATTGAAGTTCCAAAAATGCCAAAGAAGTTCGCCGAAAGGATGGTTGCCTTCAAGCCCTCCATTGACACCCAGAAGGGAGGGCAGACCGAAAAGTCAAAGTAA
- a CDS encoding OsmC family protein — protein MKVNLKWEEGLKFKAETPSGHELYLDSAHKEDGKSAGPAPMELLLVALGGCTAMDVISILNKMREKVKEFSVEVEGERAPEHPKYYTKIHIKYIFKGENLKEENIQKAIQLSQDKYCSVSANLRGKSEITYSYEIRE, from the coding sequence ATGAAGGTAAATTTGAAATGGGAAGAGGGCTTGAAATTTAAAGCTGAAACCCCTTCGGGTCACGAGCTTTATCTTGATTCTGCTCACAAAGAGGATGGAAAAAGTGCCGGACCTGCTCCTATGGAACTTCTTTTGGTCGCCCTTGGTGGGTGCACAGCTATGGATGTTATATCGATTTTGAATAAAATGAGAGAAAAGGTGAAAGAGTTCAGTGTTGAAGTGGAAGGTGAAAGAGCTCCTGAACATCCAAAATATTACACAAAGATTCACATTAAGTATATCTTCAAAGGTGAAAACCTGAAGGAAGAAAACATCCAGAAAGCCATCCAGCTTTCTCAGGATAAATATTGTAGTGTTTCAGCCAATTTGAGAGGAAAATCGGAAATTACCTACTCCTACGAAATAAGAGAATAG
- a CDS encoding TIGR00269 family protein, protein MRKCIKCKGLTEIFIPHHRLSLCNEHYIEWYQKRVDTTIKEFKMFSKEDRILVAVSGGKDSLALWHALVSLGYEADGFIIDLGFGQYSEDSLNVSKKLAEKLNRPLHILDLNKEFYSIEEIKKKDRRPICSLCGTVKRYFINLYAKKLGYQIVATGHNLDDEVAVLLVNTLSWNLEYLRRQYPVLKEGNGFVRKVKPLCKTTEMENRIYVEVNGIEYVEYKCPYSKGATSLEYKKFIEDLEKTSPGTKLRFYSEFLRKIYPLLQVVEDQGVKPCKICGEPTSGEVCAVCSIKQKMSH, encoded by the coding sequence ATGAGAAAGTGTATAAAATGCAAGGGGCTTACTGAAATTTTTATTCCACACCATCGACTCTCCCTTTGTAATGAGCACTATATTGAATGGTATCAAAAAAGGGTTGATACTACTATCAAAGAGTTTAAGATGTTTTCAAAGGAAGACCGCATTCTCGTTGCGGTGTCCGGAGGTAAAGATAGCCTTGCCCTCTGGCATGCCCTTGTCTCTCTTGGCTACGAAGCTGATGGTTTTATAATTGACCTTGGTTTTGGTCAGTATTCTGAAGATTCTTTGAATGTCTCTAAGAAACTTGCAGAAAAGTTGAACAGGCCTCTCCACATTTTGGATTTGAATAAAGAGTTTTATAGCATTGAAGAGATTAAGAAAAAAGACCGCAGGCCCATCTGTTCCCTCTGTGGCACCGTGAAGAGGTATTTTATCAACCTTTACGCTAAGAAACTGGGATATCAAATCGTTGCAACTGGTCATAACTTAGACGATGAAGTGGCGGTTCTATTGGTTAACACCCTCTCCTGGAATTTAGAATACCTGAGGAGGCAATATCCCGTTTTGAAAGAGGGAAATGGCTTTGTAAGAAAAGTAAAACCTCTTTGTAAAACCACGGAGATGGAGAACAGGATTTATGTGGAGGTTAATGGGATAGAGTATGTGGAATACAAGTGCCCATATTCGAAGGGGGCAACAAGCTTAGAGTATAAAAAATTTATTGAGGATCTTGAAAAAACCAGCCCTGGAACCAAATTGAGATTCTATTCGGAGTTTTTGAGAAAGATTTATCCTTTGCTTCAAGTTGTAGAGGACCAAGGGGTAAAGCCCTGCAAAATATGCGGTGAGCCAACTTCAGGGGAGGTATGTGCGGTATGCTCAATAAAACAAAAAATGTCGCATTAG
- a CDS encoding SpoIID/LytB domain-containing protein, protein MGGYTFEEYRVEDANTKFVKTAEDSGYFNGDLVLKCIGNSIYLQNIAEEEDYVLSCTQNVAGKDTTKEYIKAIAVTIRTYLYHLLSENIYMLPDSLPYWKYTGIGNVSKNVKNAVEETKGEILTYLGLPIYPLITYCTGGFTVPYEEIFGDTLTYSISVEDTLSKTCSFSHWETKIPLSDIKYILGIDKLDSLKIVNFTTHLIPDTIIFNGEKSVILRGPALYQSLYPRLLSPSFQLEIMGDTLIFQGRGRGILIGLPLWSAKLMAIQGKTYKEILNYYFPVSEIEKIPSSR, encoded by the coding sequence ATGGGAGGATACACCTTCGAAGAATACAGAGTTGAGGACGCAAATACAAAATTTGTTAAAACAGCAGAGGATTCTGGATATTTCAACGGTGATCTGGTCTTAAAATGCATTGGAAACTCCATTTATCTTCAGAATATTGCAGAAGAAGAGGATTATGTCCTCTCCTGTACGCAGAATGTCGCAGGAAAAGACACCACAAAAGAGTACATAAAGGCCATAGCGGTGACAATTAGAACCTACCTTTATCACCTGCTTAGCGAAAATATCTATATGTTGCCAGATTCCCTCCCCTACTGGAAATATACCGGCATTGGAAACGTATCCAAAAACGTGAAAAATGCGGTAGAGGAGACAAAGGGAGAGATTTTGACTTACCTTGGCCTCCCAATCTACCCACTTATAACCTATTGCACGGGGGGCTTCACTGTACCATATGAGGAAATATTCGGTGATACTCTCACTTACAGCATTTCGGTGGAGGACACCTTATCCAAAACGTGCTCCTTTTCCCACTGGGAAACTAAAATTCCTTTGAGCGATATCAAATACATTCTGGGAATCGATAAGTTGGACTCTCTAAAAATTGTTAATTTCACAACCCATCTCATCCCTGACACAATAATCTTCAACGGTGAAAAATCCGTAATTTTGCGTGGTCCAGCCCTATACCAAAGCCTTTATCCCCGTCTTCTAAGCCCCTCTTTTCAGTTAGAAATCATGGGAGATACCCTTATATTCCAAGGAAGGGGAAGAGGCATTCTCATTGGATTGCCACTCTGGAGTGCAAAACTCATGGCCATTCAGGGAAAAACCTACAAAGAGATACTTAACTACTATTTCCCTGTATCCGAAATAGAAAAAATCCCATCTTCAAGGTAG
- the ligA gene encoding NAD-dependent DNA ligase LigA: protein MVERFLSREEAEKRIKELRDQINYHNYRYYVLNSPVISDAEYDELMRELQELESLYPDLVTPDSPTQRVGAPPQEEFGTIEHEIPMLSIQDARNEDEIRDFDVRIKRFLGLPLTASIEYAVEPKFDGLSCELTYINGTYTTAATRGDGLKGEDVTLNAKTIKSIPLKLLPQFPIPPKVQIRGEVIMKKKDFEALNEELARRGEPTFANPRNAAAGSLRQLDPNITAKRKLGFIAWGLGVVEGIKFKTHSEALEAIEKWGFKASSPRKVCKNIEEVIEYYRYMENIRDSLEYELDGIVIKVNDMELWDKLGTTARTPRYFLAGKFKPRQKTTKIIDVVYQVGRTGQITPVAILEPVEVGGVIVQRATLHNFDEVQRLGVKIGDRVVVQRAGDVIPDIVQVIKEARTGEEKEILPPEKCPVCGAKVVREGAYYRCVSMQCPAKLKAHLRHFAQRRAMDIEGLGEKVAEQLVDRGLVKDVADLFYLKKSQLLTLEGFADKSAQNLIDQINKARKTTLARFLYALGIPNVGEFTAKVLAERFKSLDKLMNATYDQLISIPGIGPETATSIIEFFRNEQNRQIIKKFLDAGITFEEETAKPVAESPFKGKTVVFTGELDSMTRDEAKEKVEALGGRVSNSVSRNTDFVVVGRNPGSKYQKALELKVKILNEEEFLKLLKEAGAL from the coding sequence ATGGTTGAGCGTTTTCTTTCCCGTGAAGAGGCAGAGAAGAGAATTAAGGAGTTAAGAGACCAAATCAATTACCACAATTATCGCTATTACGTTTTAAATAGTCCTGTTATTTCCGATGCCGAATATGATGAACTAATGAGAGAACTACAGGAACTGGAGAGTCTTTACCCTGACCTTGTCACCCCCGACTCACCTACCCAGAGAGTAGGGGCCCCACCTCAGGAAGAATTTGGGACAATTGAACACGAAATACCAATGCTTTCCATTCAGGACGCAAGAAATGAAGATGAAATAAGGGATTTTGATGTGCGTATAAAAAGATTTCTTGGTCTTCCCTTAACAGCGAGTATAGAATACGCTGTTGAACCTAAATTCGACGGACTTTCTTGTGAATTAACATACATAAACGGCACTTACACCACAGCTGCTACAAGGGGAGACGGCTTAAAGGGTGAAGATGTAACTCTCAACGCAAAAACCATAAAGTCAATACCCCTAAAACTCTTACCCCAGTTCCCAATTCCACCAAAGGTACAAATCCGTGGTGAGGTAATAATGAAAAAGAAAGACTTCGAGGCATTAAATGAAGAGCTGGCAAGGAGAGGTGAACCAACCTTTGCAAACCCAAGGAATGCAGCCGCCGGTTCCTTAAGACAGCTTGACCCGAATATCACCGCAAAGAGAAAGCTGGGCTTTATCGCCTGGGGCCTTGGTGTGGTGGAAGGGATCAAGTTCAAAACCCATTCAGAAGCCCTCGAGGCCATCGAGAAGTGGGGATTCAAAGCCTCCAGCCCAAGAAAGGTATGCAAAAATATTGAGGAAGTGATCGAATATTACCGCTATATGGAAAACATTAGGGATTCCTTAGAGTACGAACTGGATGGCATCGTTATAAAAGTCAATGATATGGAGTTGTGGGATAAGCTGGGAACAACGGCGAGGACCCCAAGATACTTCTTAGCGGGAAAATTCAAGCCGAGGCAAAAAACTACTAAAATCATTGACGTTGTATATCAGGTTGGAAGAACTGGACAAATTACACCTGTTGCAATTCTCGAACCTGTCGAGGTGGGAGGAGTCATTGTCCAGAGAGCAACACTCCACAACTTTGACGAAGTCCAGAGACTCGGCGTAAAGATAGGTGACAGGGTAGTCGTCCAGCGTGCAGGGGATGTCATTCCTGATATTGTTCAGGTTATAAAAGAAGCGAGGACCGGAGAGGAAAAGGAAATTCTCCCTCCAGAAAAGTGCCCCGTTTGTGGAGCAAAAGTGGTCAGGGAGGGAGCATATTACCGTTGTGTCAGTATGCAATGTCCTGCAAAGTTGAAGGCACATCTCCGCCACTTTGCCCAGAGAAGAGCGATGGATATTGAGGGACTTGGTGAAAAGGTAGCCGAGCAATTAGTGGATCGTGGATTGGTTAAAGATGTCGCGGACCTTTTCTATCTCAAAAAATCCCAACTCCTTACCCTTGAAGGTTTTGCAGACAAGTCGGCTCAGAATTTAATTGACCAGATCAACAAGGCAAGGAAAACAACGCTTGCTCGTTTCCTATACGCCCTTGGAATTCCCAATGTCGGTGAATTCACCGCGAAGGTTCTCGCCGAAAGATTTAAATCCTTAGACAAATTAATGAACGCAACCTATGACCAGCTTATTTCTATACCCGGCATAGGTCCCGAAACAGCAACCAGTATTATCGAATTTTTCCGGAATGAACAAAACAGGCAAATAATTAAAAAATTCCTGGATGCAGGCATCACCTTTGAAGAAGAAACAGCAAAACCCGTTGCCGAATCCCCCTTCAAGGGAAAAACCGTGGTATTCACCGGAGAGCTTGACAGCATGACCAGGGACGAGGCTAAGGAAAAGGTTGAAGCCCTTGGTGGAAGGGTCTCCAATTCTGTTTCCAGAAACACGGACTTTGTGGTTGTTGGTAGAAACCCCGGATCTAAGTACCAGAAGGCGCTGGAACTTAAAGTAAAAATTTTAAATGAAGAGGAATTTCTCAAACTCCTGAAGGAGGCTGGAGCATTATAA
- the rocD gene encoding ornithine--oxo-acid transaminase, whose translation MSLTEEFIKEAERYSAHNYHPLPVVLSKGEGVWVWDVEGKKYLDCLSAYSAVNQGHRHPKIINALIEQANRITLTSRAFHNDKMGAFLKKLCEVAGFDKALPMNTGAEAVETAIKTARKWGYLKKRVEEDKAEIIVCENNFHGRTITIISFSTEPQYRFGFGPFTSGFKVIPFGDAEALEKAITPNTVGFLVEPIQGEGGVIVPPDGYYKAIREITKKHNVLLMADEIQTGFGRTGTLFAMDREGVKPDILIVGKALGGGVYPVSAILANNDVMDVFRPGDHGSTFGGNPLAAAVGMAAIDVIIEERLPERAEELGNYFMKRLREINSPYVKEVRGRGLLIGVEIKKEYGTARPFCEKLMELGILAKETHDQVIRFAPPLVITKEEIDWALERIEKVLKA comes from the coding sequence ATGAGCCTTACAGAAGAATTCATAAAAGAGGCTGAAAGGTATAGTGCTCATAATTATCATCCTCTTCCTGTTGTTCTGTCCAAAGGTGAAGGAGTTTGGGTTTGGGACGTTGAAGGAAAGAAGTATCTTGACTGCTTAAGTGCTTATTCTGCTGTGAACCAGGGGCATAGGCATCCAAAGATTATCAATGCTCTCATTGAACAGGCAAATAGAATAACGCTCACTTCGAGGGCTTTCCACAATGATAAGATGGGTGCTTTTTTGAAAAAGTTGTGCGAAGTTGCTGGCTTTGATAAGGCGCTTCCTATGAATACAGGTGCAGAGGCGGTAGAGACCGCTATAAAGACTGCGAGGAAATGGGGGTATTTAAAAAAGAGGGTTGAGGAAGACAAGGCTGAAATAATAGTTTGTGAGAACAATTTCCATGGCAGGACCATAACGATAATCAGTTTTTCTACCGAACCCCAGTACCGGTTCGGTTTTGGTCCCTTTACTTCCGGATTTAAGGTAATTCCCTTTGGAGATGCAGAAGCCCTTGAAAAGGCAATAACCCCAAATACTGTAGGTTTCCTTGTGGAACCTATTCAGGGGGAGGGAGGAGTTATTGTACCTCCTGATGGGTACTACAAGGCTATCAGAGAAATCACGAAAAAACATAATGTTCTCCTTATGGCCGACGAGATTCAAACGGGATTTGGAAGAACTGGAACCCTTTTTGCAATGGACAGGGAAGGGGTGAAGCCGGACATTCTCATTGTCGGAAAGGCCCTTGGTGGAGGTGTTTACCCTGTTTCTGCTATTCTTGCTAATAACGATGTGATGGATGTCTTCAGGCCTGGTGACCATGGCTCCACCTTTGGTGGAAATCCCCTCGCTGCTGCAGTGGGAATGGCAGCCATTGATGTGATAATTGAAGAGAGATTGCCGGAAAGAGCCGAAGAACTTGGTAATTACTTTATGAAGAGGCTTAGAGAGATTAATAGTCCCTATGTTAAAGAGGTGAGGGGGAGAGGCCTTCTTATCGGTGTTGAAATTAAGAAAGAGTATGGAACTGCACGGCCATTCTGCGAGAAGCTGATGGAACTTGGAATCCTTGCGAAGGAGACCCACGACCAGGTGATTCGTTTTGCACCACCACTGGTAATTACAAAGGAAGAGATCGACTGGGCACTTGAGAGGATTGAGAAGGTATTAAAAGCTTAA